TAGCCTATCTCCTTTTGGACCTGCAGTGATGGAAGAACAAGGTGTTGGTGATACACTTGATCAATATCATGAGAGAATCAAAAACAATAATCTAGCAGGACATGTAGGATTTAATCAAAGTGTTCATATGATTTTTAAAGGGCTTGGTTTAAAAGCTACTAAATTTGAACAACAAATGGAACCTATTATTTCTAATGTTGATAGAAAATCTAAATATGCAAGTGCTAAAAAAGGCACATTAGCTGGTATTAATATGACTGCACAAGGATATCTTGGGAAAGACTTATTTTTAAACATGGACCATCCTCAACAAATCGAACCACAATTAGAAGGTGTACATACTGGAGATTATATTGATATTTTAGGGTGTCCAGATATTCATATGGCTATTACACCAGAAATTGATGGTGGTATTGGAACGATTGCGATTTGTGTCAATATGATTCCACATGTGATTAACGCAAGAGCGGGACTTAAAACAATGATAGATCTACCTATCCCAAGAGCAATCTTAGGCGATATGAGAGATATGATTGATATAGACGAATAGATTATCTTAATTTAGAAAGAAGGTAAATTGATGATAAAAAAAGGCACATATGTATATATTAAAAAAATAGTTTTAAAATCAAGTGAGAGATCTTCACATATACCTTTTGATACTTTAGATAAAGACTTTGTGATGAAAGTTAAAGGATATTTGATGAATGATGCATTCATTGGAGATAACGTAGATATTCTAACTGAAACAAAAAGAAGAGTTAGCGGTATTTTAATTGAAGCAAATCCAACATATACGCATTCATTTGGAGATTATCTTGATGAAGTTAAAACTATGAAAGATATTATCCTAACAGAAATGGAGGATACCCTTCATGACTAAATATGAAAAAATGATGACTAAAAAACAAGAGATTATGAAAGATTCTCTAAATCTTGATTATGAAAAATTTGAACTTGAAGGTATCGCTTTTGATTATGAAAAAATGATGAATGATGCAGGTTATGATTTTGAAGCTGTTAAAAAAATTCAAGAGGATAATCATGTAGGCGACACACCATTAGTTGAATTAAAACAAATAACTAAATATGCAAGAAAGTTTGCAAAAAAAGGATATGGTGCAAGAATATTTTTAAAAGATGAAGCACTTAATCTAAGTGGTTCCTTTAAAGCAAGAAGAGCAGTTATCAGTGTATATCACGCTAAAAAAATGGGATATAAAGGTGTTGTAGCTGCAACAAGTGGCAATTATGGTGCAGCTGTAGCTGCAATGGCTGCAAGACTTAATTTAAAGTGTATCATTGTTCAAGAAGTTTTTGATTCTAAAGATATCAGTCAACCAGAAATCATAGAAAAAGCAAGACGCTGTGAAGCATATGGTGCTGAAGTGATTCAATTATCTGTTGGACCAGAATTGTTCTATGAATTTTTAAACATACTTGATCAAACCAAATATTTCAATGCGTCTCTTTATTCACCATATGGGATTAAAGGCATTGAAACTTTAGGCTATGAAATAGCTGATGAAGTCCTTAAAAAAGAAAAACGATATCCTGATGCGGTTGTTATAACAAATGCTGGTGGAGGTAATTTAACTGGTACTGCAAGAGGATTAAGATATCATGGTGCTAAAGATACTAAGATTATTGCAGCAAGTGTTGACTTATCAGGTTTACATATGGCTAGCGATCATGACTTTAATTTAAAATCATTTACCACAGGGCATACAGGATTTGGAATTCCGTTTTCAACTTTTCCTGATCGCTCTGACGTGCCAAGAAGTGCTGCAAGACCATTAAGATATATGGATCAATATGTTTTAATGACCCAGGGGGCGGTGTTTTTTATTACAGAAGCTTTATCCTTACTTGAAGGTATGGAAAGAGGCCCTGCAGGAAATATTAGTTTAGCTGCAGCATTTTCATTGGCGCAAACTATGAAAGAAGATGAAATTATTGTTGTACAAGAAAGTGAGTATACAGGTGCTGGAAAGCATTTTAATAGTCAAATTTCTTTTGCGAAAAAACAAGGCATCATTTTAGAGTTTGGTTCTTGTGAAAAAGAGGTTGCTGGAAAAAATTTAGTTTTTCCTAAATCAGGAAAAGATGTCATACATAAAGAACTGAATTTAATGGATTTAAAGAAATCATACTTGAAACACTATAAAGATAAAATTTTATCTAAACAAGAGTATGCATATCTTAAAGAAGAATTAAATCTAAACATAGATAAAATCATAAAAATGATGGAGGAAATCAATGAAAGCTAGAAAAGATGATTATGAGAAAAGAAGTCTTCATTTGCAAGATAAAACAGATCAAGAATTAAAAACATATTTTTATGAACTTTTAGATCAAATGATGGATCCAATTCTAGATTTAGCTTATACACATACTTCACCTTCTATTGAACGAAGTGTATTATTAAGAATGGGTTTTTCTTCAATTGAAGCCAAAGCTTTAGTTGATATGATTTTAGAACAAAATTTAATTTCTCATGGCGCAGGTCATGTCATTTTAAAATATGCTAAACTTAATGATCTTGATATTAGAGATGCCGGTTTAAAACTTTTAGAATCTAATGATTTTAAAGCAGTTAAGGAGGCATTCAAATGATAAAACCAAATGAAAAACTAGATATTAGACATATTTTAGATGATCTTGAAAATTATAGACCTAAGCGAAAAGGTTGGGTATGGAGAACTAAAAATCCTCAAGATATTGGAGATTTCCATTATGTTGATATTTCTGATTCACTTAAAAATTATGTTTCACTACCAAGTGCAAGATATTTAAATCATATCGATCCTCAACCAGATGCAACTATTACTACAGAGATTGCATCAGGACGTTTTGAAGATGATATTAGAAGAATGCGTATGGCAGCTTATCATGGTGCAGATCATATCATGGTGATTAGAACTGCAGGACAATCTCATATGGATGGTTTGCTAGAAGGTACACCTCAAGGTGTAGGTGGCGTGCCTATCACTAGAAAACAAGTAAGAGCTCAACGAAAAGCACTTGATATTATAGAAGATGAAGTAGGAAGACCTATTAATTATCATTCTTATGTATCAGGAGTTGCTGGGCCGGAAATTGCAGTTATGTTTACTGAAGAAGGCGTCAACGGAGCGCATCAAGATCCTCAATATAATGTTTTGTATAGAAATATCAATATGATAAGAAGTTTTGTTGATGCTGCTGAATCTAAACGTATTATGGCATTTGGCGGACTTGCACAAATTGATGGTGCACATAACGCAAATGCAACTGCAAGAGATGCATGGAAAGTCATGCCAGAGCTTTTAGTTCAACATGGCATCAATTCTAGATTTAGTGAAAAAGTAGGTATTAGACCTGATTTGATTTGTCTATCAACAGTTCCACCTGCTGCACCACCAAGTCCAGATATCAAAGTAAATCTTCCTTATGCACTAGCACTTCGTGAGTTTTTTAGTGCTTATAAAATGAGAGCACAAATGAATACCAAATACATGGATTCATCTACTAGAGAAGCAACCGTAACTCATGTCTTAAATTTATTAATATCTAAATTAACATCTGCTGATATCCAATCAACCATAACACCTGATGAAGGTCGTAATGTGCCTTGGCATATGTTTAACATTGAAGCACTTGATACGGCTAAACAAGCAATGGTAGGCATGGATGATTTAATGAGTATGCTTGAATTTAAAAAAGATAGTGATTTATTTAAAACAAAAAGAGAACTTCAAATACGATCTATTTTAATGATGGAAGAAATGATTGAAATAGGTGGATATTTTCAGGCTGTTGAAAATGGCATGTTTGTAGATAGTGGATTATATCCTGAGCGTATGGATGATGGTATCAGTAGAAAAATAGATGGTGGCATCGGAAGTGATACAACCTATAAGAGAGCTAAAGATTATCTAGCTCCAGTTTCTGCGCATTATGGATATAATAATGTATCTCAATATGACTCAAAACTAGTCGATCATCCAGAAAAATTAATTGGTGGAGATACATTTGAACAACCTGATAAAATCCAATATATCGATGAACTTGATCCAGAAGATAATGTCAATAATAGATTAGATGAAAGTGAAGCTTATAGAAACAAAAATTTATTAAAACCTGAAGTTCAATGGCTTGCTGATGGTGTTGTTACTGTTGATTTATTTTTTCCAACAGAAAAGATTATTGCAGAAGCGGCAGCACTAGAGTTAGGTAAACGTATGAATTTATCTTCAGTTGAAGTGATTCACTCTGAAGTGATGCATCCAAGTGAAGGCACACGTATACAAATTAAAGGTGTTGTAGATTTTGATATTGACATGACAAAATTAAAAATCATTAAAAAAGAAGAAAACCTTCCAGCAGATGATATCTTAGCCTATGCTAAAAAGCATCATATAAAAGTTATAGCTGGTACAGGTGGTAGTGATGAACATAGTGTTGGTATGAGAGAAATACTTGATATCAAACATGGTGGTATCGAAAAATATGGATTAAAATATACATATCTAGGAACATCAGTACCTATAGAAAAATTTATTGATGCAGCTATTGAAGAAGATGCAAGTGTTGTGATGATTTCTTTAATTATTTCTCATGATGATATTCATTATAAGAATATGAAAAAACTAAATGATTATGCTATTGAAAAAGGTGTAAGAGATAAACTGATCTTATTAGCTGGTGGCACACAAGTGACCCCAGAGATTGCTAAAGATAGCGGAATGGACCAAGGCTTCAGTCGAGGAACTAAAGGCATTGATGTGGCTTCATTTGTCGTTAAAAAACATAAGGAAATTTATGGAAATTGATGTATTAGTCGCAGAAATTGGATCAACTACAACTATAGTTAATGCATTTAACCTTTTTGGTGTGCCTTTAGAGTTCATTGGTAGAGGTATATCTAGAACAACAGTTGAATCAGATGTAACTATCGGTCTAAATGATGCGATTAAAGATTTAAAAAACAATTTAAACATAGATAAACTTACCTATAAAGAAATGCATGCAACATCAAGTGCAGCGGGTGGCTTAAAAATTACAGTTCATGGTCTTGTCTATGACATGACAGCAAAAGCTGCAAAAGAAGCTGCTTTAAATGCTGGAGCAAACATTCATTTAATCACCGCAAATCTTATCGATGATGATCATATGGATCAAATAAAAAAAGTTAAACCAAACATTATCATCATAGCTGGTGGTACCAATTATGGTGAAAAAGAAGTAAGTTTTCAAAATCTTTTAAAAGTTAAAGATTTAAATATACCTATCATTTATAGTGGTAACATAGCAAACCACAATCGAATTAAAGATTTAGATATTAAAGATTTAACCATAGTTGAAAATGTTTATCCAAGAGTTGATGATTTTAATATACTTCCTTTAAGAGCTGCTATTTATGAAACATTTGAAAAACATATCATCAAAGCCAAAGGCATGAATAAAATTTATGACATGATCACATCACATATCGTCCCAACCCCTGGAGCTGTTATGGAAACAACACTCATTTTAAATGAATTAAAACCAGGAGTTTTAACCATTGATGTAGGAGGGGCAACAACTGATATTCATTCAGTATGTGAACCAAGAACCATTTATCAAAAATATCATGATGGAGAACCTTTATTTAAAAGAACAGTTGAAGGTGATTTAGGTGTCTATATTAATAGAGAATTAGTCTTTAATCAATCAAATAAAAAAGAGATTTATAATCAACTTAATTTAGATGAAGAAGATATCCTAAAATTATTAAAAAACGAACCCTTTATACCACAAACAAAAGAAGGTAAAATACTTATAGATATGCTTAGTGAAACTTGTGTATCTAAAGCCCTAGACCGCCATGTAGGCGATTTAAGAAGAGTTTATACAACCAACGGTATGAAAGTCATTCCTGATGGAAAAGACTTAAGTGAAGTAAAAAACATCTATCTAACAGGTGGAGCATGTTTGAATCATTTAAGTATAGAAAATAAAATAGGTGAGTATTTAGAAAATCAAGTCCATAAACTCATTCCAAACAAAAATACACCTATT
The sequence above is drawn from the Mariniplasma anaerobium genome and encodes:
- the ord gene encoding 2,4-diaminopentanoate dehydrogenase; translation: MEFIKVVIWGFGAMGQGMADMLISKKGVNIVGVCDINKNIVNKKLSTVMHTKLENDVLISSDIDEILKSSKPDVVLLCTDSFVKGAFPKIKKIVEQNINVITTAEEMTFPFESHPELSKDMDDLAKKHKVTILGSGINPGFVMDLLVLQLTGAMKDVSHIDVKRVNSLSPFGPAVMEEQGVGDTLDQYHERIKNNNLAGHVGFNQSVHMIFKGLGLKATKFEQQMEPIISNVDRKSKYASAKKGTLAGINMTAQGYLGKDLFLNMDHPQQIEPQLEGVHTGDYIDILGCPDIHMAITPEIDGGIGTIAICVNMIPHVINARAGLKTMIDLPIPRAILGDMRDMIDIDE
- the ortA gene encoding 2-amino-4-oxopentanoate thiolase subunit OrtA, with translation MIKKGTYVYIKKIVLKSSERSSHIPFDTLDKDFVMKVKGYLMNDAFIGDNVDILTETKRRVSGILIEANPTYTHSFGDYLDEVKTMKDIILTEMEDTLHD
- the ortB gene encoding 2-amino-4-oxopentanoate thiolase subunit OrtB is translated as MTKYEKMMTKKQEIMKDSLNLDYEKFELEGIAFDYEKMMNDAGYDFEAVKKIQEDNHVGDTPLVELKQITKYARKFAKKGYGARIFLKDEALNLSGSFKARRAVISVYHAKKMGYKGVVAATSGNYGAAVAAMAARLNLKCIIVQEVFDSKDISQPEIIEKARRCEAYGAEVIQLSVGPELFYEFLNILDQTKYFNASLYSPYGIKGIETLGYEIADEVLKKEKRYPDAVVITNAGGGNLTGTARGLRYHGAKDTKIIAASVDLSGLHMASDHDFNLKSFTTGHTGFGIPFSTFPDRSDVPRSAARPLRYMDQYVLMTQGAVFFITEALSLLEGMERGPAGNISLAAAFSLAQTMKEDEIIVVQESEYTGAGKHFNSQISFAKKQGIILEFGSCEKEVAGKNLVFPKSGKDVIHKELNLMDLKKSYLKHYKDKILSKQEYAYLKEELNLNIDKIIKMMEEINES
- a CDS encoding ornithine aminomutase subunit alpha; the encoded protein is MKARKDDYEKRSLHLQDKTDQELKTYFYELLDQMMDPILDLAYTHTSPSIERSVLLRMGFSSIEAKALVDMILEQNLISHGAGHVILKYAKLNDLDIRDAGLKLLESNDFKAVKEAFK
- the oraE gene encoding D-ornithine 4,5-aminomutase subunit OraE → MIKPNEKLDIRHILDDLENYRPKRKGWVWRTKNPQDIGDFHYVDISDSLKNYVSLPSARYLNHIDPQPDATITTEIASGRFEDDIRRMRMAAYHGADHIMVIRTAGQSHMDGLLEGTPQGVGGVPITRKQVRAQRKALDIIEDEVGRPINYHSYVSGVAGPEIAVMFTEEGVNGAHQDPQYNVLYRNINMIRSFVDAAESKRIMAFGGLAQIDGAHNANATARDAWKVMPELLVQHGINSRFSEKVGIRPDLICLSTVPPAAPPSPDIKVNLPYALALREFFSAYKMRAQMNTKYMDSSTREATVTHVLNLLISKLTSADIQSTITPDEGRNVPWHMFNIEALDTAKQAMVGMDDLMSMLEFKKDSDLFKTKRELQIRSILMMEEMIEIGGYFQAVENGMFVDSGLYPERMDDGISRKIDGGIGSDTTYKRAKDYLAPVSAHYGYNNVSQYDSKLVDHPEKLIGGDTFEQPDKIQYIDELDPEDNVNNRLDESEAYRNKNLLKPEVQWLADGVVTVDLFFPTEKIIAEAAALELGKRMNLSSVEVIHSEVMHPSEGTRIQIKGVVDFDIDMTKLKIIKKEENLPADDILAYAKKHHIKVIAGTGGSDEHSVGMREILDIKHGGIEKYGLKYTYLGTSVPIEKFIDAAIEEDASVVMISLIISHDDIHYKNMKKLNDYAIEKGVRDKLILLAGGTQVTPEIAKDSGMDQGFSRGTKGIDVASFVVKKHKEIYGN
- a CDS encoding glutamate mutase L; translation: MEIDVLVAEIGSTTTIVNAFNLFGVPLEFIGRGISRTTVESDVTIGLNDAIKDLKNNLNIDKLTYKEMHATSSAAGGLKITVHGLVYDMTAKAAKEAALNAGANIHLITANLIDDDHMDQIKKVKPNIIIIAGGTNYGEKEVSFQNLLKVKDLNIPIIYSGNIANHNRIKDLDIKDLTIVENVYPRVDDFNILPLRAAIYETFEKHIIKAKGMNKIYDMITSHIVPTPGAVMETTLILNELKPGVLTIDVGGATTDIHSVCEPRTIYQKYHDGEPLFKRTVEGDLGVYINRELVFNQSNKKEIYNQLNLDEEDILKLLKNEPFIPQTKEGKILIDMLSETCVSKALDRHVGDLRRVYTTNGMKVIPDGKDLSEVKNIYLTGGACLNHLSIENKIGEYLENQVHKLIPNKNTPIHKDSLYIFASLGVLSLSYKEKVKAYLKETYIKGVE